The following is a genomic window from Solanum lycopersicum chromosome 6, SLM_r2.1.
TTAACCcgttaaaaaaaacttcaaacctTTAAAGACCGATAACccgataaaaaaaaatcaaaaccactAAACCAATAACTCAATGCTATaatcaataacttttttatcggtttcgattcgattttgaaCAGTCCTAATCCACAttataaataatagaaataaaatgataaaaaaaatcaatatatcaattattaatttcttaACATGTGTATCAATTCAAAATGTAAAGAATTAGAAGGAATAGTATTTAGattattttggataaaattttataaacgAAAAATCATTTTGCTTAATTAtctctattttaaatttaagcATAATAACTGAATATGACATATACATTCTATTTAGTGATAAAAGATGGAGAACacgaaatatattttttgactttcttctttgtaataaaattaaaattattgagtaATGAAATTTTAACAGAGAGTACcgtcattttaaatatttttctgccatatttcatttttttccccCGTAAATGATAGAGATATGGACaggaatttcattttttctaacCTAAAAAGTTTAATAGAGATAAGTGAAACTTAATCCGATTATAATAGTCCAATTTTCCCTTATTATAGTCGAAATCTACTTCAAATATGTTCAAATTatatctatttttcctttctttgcAGTGGATTTGTTCAGCCAATTCAGAAACGCCATATCAGATTCAAAGTTAACTATGCTCAAAGCTTCGCGTTTGATGCTGCCATAGGAAGGTAAATTCACTTGTTAATTTTATCGAGTTGTAGAAATGTTTCTGTAGCGCCTGTCAAGTGTTTGTGTTTTTGCCTAGTTGAGTTATGATGCCTTTGTTGTGTCGAAAtcgaaggaaaatatttttttcataaactgCTGAAGCATTATTGATAAGTATAAAACTACAGATGTAAATTTGAGTGTATAAAGTATGAGACACTAATATTTTCTACGATTTAGGCATAACAGATATTATTTAGGTGCACAACTTAGGTTGGGCTTATTGATGGCAACGAATTCTATTCCGTCAAAAAATTTGGTCTTAGCCTTTGTTGTGCACTACtgcttcttttttattatgaattcGAATGAGATTCATATGATCAATGCAAGTGCTTTAACAGCATAACTTGGAACAATCGTTTCATAGATTTAAGTTGAAGTATTTGGAGCAAATAGGACACAAACATTTCGTGAATTCATCAATAATGCAAGATGTTTCTTGCTCTTAATAGTGGTAACTTTAGCAAAGATGTCATAGGCATGATGTCTACGGTTGCAAAATGCAATTTCCTTTATACTATTGTGTATTTTTCTAATGATCATGTGTTGTATAGTCGTGTAACTGGTTTATTGCATTTTTTTGGGTGCAAGATTGGTTCACCAAACAAGTGTAAATCAGAATATCTTGAATTTAGAGTTCCTTTTTTTGGTGTGAGCGTGAATAATGGGGTCGAGGTGGAAAGGAAAAGGAGCAGAAGTTAAAGCTCTTGCAGATCCAATTTCAGAAATAATCAGCCAACTCCAGTCTTCTCTGATCAGCTCTAATTCTAAAGGACTGCTTTCTGGTACGGGTGTGCTTCTAAAAGCAGATGCAGAACTAACTGACCTTCTCAATCGTGCATGTTTTGGTAGGCCTAGGGTAACATCAGAAAAGAATGAGCAATGGTTTCAGCTCTCCACGGAAGAAGCTTTTTATCTTCAATATTCTCTAAACTGCATCAAGATTGTTGACCACGATGATACTGAACTGAACAGTGATGAGTTATGGAAGCATATGATATCAAGGAGGGAAAATTTTCCTATCCTATTCAAAGCATTTTCTCACCTTCGAAGTAAGAACTGGGTGGTTAGATCGGGGTCTCAGTATGGGGTAGACTTTGTTGCCTATCGTCATCATCCTGCCTTGGTACATTCTCAATATGCTGTGCTCGTTTTATCAGCACAAGATGGTAATGCAAATGGTCGCTTGAAGGTTTGGTCTGACTTCCACTGCACTCTTCGCCTTT
Proteins encoded in this region:
- the LOC101260236 gene encoding tRNA-splicing endonuclease subunit Sen2-1, which translates into the protein MGSRWKGKGAEVKALADPISEIISQLQSSLISSNSKGLLSGTGVLLKADAELTDLLNRACFGRPRVTSEKNEQWFQLSTEEAFYLQYSLNCIKIVDHDDTELNSDELWKHMISRRENFPILFKAFSHLRSKNWVVRSGSQYGVDFVAYRHHPALVHSQYAVLVLSAQDGNANGRLKVWSDFHCTLRLCGSVAKTLLILNIEEQQSCATSPSCLDNYVVEERTITRWSPEQGREKNVKSDPKVK